One window of Triticum dicoccoides isolate Atlit2015 ecotype Zavitan chromosome 5A, WEW_v2.0, whole genome shotgun sequence genomic DNA carries:
- the LOC119304358 gene encoding vacuolar protein sorting-associated protein 24 homolog 1-like, with the protein MEAVKSLLKPKPTPQQQLREWQRRLRNEGRNIERQIRDVQKEEKKVEKAIRDAAKRGDMGSAKALAKELVQSRKAVNRLYENKAQLNSISMHLGEIVATTRTVGHLSKSTEVMKLVNNLMKAPEIAVTMQEFSKEMTKAGVMEEMVNDAMDSALDDEGMEEEIEEEVDKVLSAIAGETASQLPDAVRKQKEKVTQPSTSEPAQRTAVAESVDDDDDDLEKIRERLAKVRS; encoded by the exons AGAGCCTCCTGAAGCCGAAGCCGACGCCGCAGCAGCAGCTGCGCGAATGGCAGCGCCGCCTCCGCAACGAGGGCCGCAACATCGAGCGCCAGATCCGAg acgtgcagaaggaggagaagaaggtggAGAAGGCCATCCGGGACGCCGCCAAGCGCGGCGACATGGGATCCGCCAAG GCGCTGGCCAAGGAGCTGGTGCAGTCGAGGAAGGCGGTCAACCGCCTCTACGAGAACAAGGCCCAGCTCAACTCCATCTCCATGCACCTCGGCGAGATCGTCG CTACTACCAGGACAGTAGGACATTTGTCTAAGAGCACCGAAGTGATGAAGCTTGTCAACAACCTCATGAAGGCCCCAGAAATTGCTGTTACCATGCAGGAATTCAGCAAAGAGATGACAAAG GCCGGCGTGATGGAAGAGATGGTAAATGATGCCATGGATTCAGCACTGGACgatgagggcatggaggaggagatCGAGGAGGAGGTTGATAAGGTCCTCTCTGCAATCGCCGGGGAGACTGCGTCTCAGCTTCCTGACGCTGTCCGCAAACAAAAAGAGAAGGTCACACAACCTTCGACAAGCGAACCTGCACAG AGAACTGCTGTAGCGGAATCcgttgatgacgacgatgatgatctaGAAAAGATAAGAGAAAGGCTCGCCAAAGTGAGGTCGTAA